The region GGGCTCGGTCAGGGCCTGAACCGACCGGGCCTCCATCTCATATTGCTCCTCAAAAAGCGAGTGCAACACCACCGCGCCCGCACCCAGGTCTTCCAGCCGCCGCAGGTTGCCGAGGTGTTCGCCTAAGGGTGATGCCCCGGCAATGAGCGGGTTCTTGAGGTTGAATCCGAGGTAGGGAGTGGCCAGGTAGGGCTTCATGCGCCCCCCTTTTCCCCGGAGCCGGGGCTGCCCGCCTCATGCCCCCCCAACTCCTGGGCCAGGTGGGTGTAGTGGGCGTGCTGCCGGTGGATTTCTTCCTGGGCCCTCCCGATCAACTGGCGGGAACGCTCCGGATGGGCCGCCTGCAGGCTGCGATAACGGACCTCGTTTTCCACGTAACTGGACAACCCCACTTTCGGTGGTCCGGAATCCAGCACCAACGAAGGCTTGCCCTCTTCCTTGCGGCGCGGATCGTAGCGGAACAAAGGCCAGTGGCCGGAGTCCACCGCCAACTTCTGTTGCTGCAGACCCAGCGAGAGGTTGTAGCCATGGGCGATGCAGTGGCTGTAGGCGAGGATGAGCGAAGTACCGGGATAGGATTCGGCTTCGGCAAAAACCTTGACCGTCTGCGAATCCTTGGCCCCGAAGGCCACCCGGGCGACGTAGACATTCCCATACCCCATAGCGAGCAGGCCCAGGTCCTTCTTGCTGGTTTCCTTGCCCCCGGTGGCAAACTTCGCCACGGCCCCGATCGGGGTCGACTTCGACTGTTGTCCGCCGGTGTTGGAGTAAACCTCGGTGTCGAGAACGAGGATATTGACGTTCTGCCCCTGGGACATGACATGGTCCAACCCACCGAATCCAATGTCGTAGGCCCAGCCGTCGCCACCGACAATCCAGACCGAACGCCGCACCAATTCATCCGCCAGCACGGCGAGCGGGCGGGCGATTTCCGGCGGCAGCGAAGGCAGTCGCCGCTTGAGCTCGGCCACCCGGGCACGCTGCGCGGCGATCTCCGCTTCATTGGTCTGGGGCGCCTCCAGGATTTCCGCCACCCAGGACTCACCCAGCAATTTTTTGCCCTGGCGCAACAAAAGACCGGCATGGGCGCGCCGGGCATCGCTGGCCACCCGGATGCCGAGGCCGAACTCGGCGTTGTCCTCGAAGAGGGAATTCGCCCAGGCCGGTCCCCGGCCCTCGCTGTTGCAGGTGTAGGGCGTGGTCGGCAGGTTGCCGCCGTAGATCGACGAGCATCCGGTGGCGTTGGCGATCAGGGCGCGGTCACCGAACATTTGCGTCAGTAATTTGATATAAGGTGTCTCTCCGCAGCCCACGCAGGCTCCGGAGTATTCAAAGAGCGGCTCCATGAACTGCGAGTCCTTGACCAGATCCGGCTTCAGGGTGGTGCGGTCGGGAGAGGGAAGGGCCAGGAAGAAATCGTAGTTTTCCTTCTCGGCCTCGCGCACCGCCGGTTGGCCGACCAGGTTGAGCGCCTTGTGGGCGGCGTTGGACTTGTCCTTGGCCGGGCAGACCTGGATGCAGAGCTTGCAGCCGGTGCAATCCTCGGGCGCCACCTGGATGGTGTAGCGGTGGCCTTTGTTCTCCGGCGAGCGGAACGGCACGGAACGGAAGGTTGTCGGAGCGTTGCCCAGGAGTTTTTCGTCGTAGTGCTTGGCCCGGATGGCGGCGTGGGGACAGACCAGCACGCACTTGTTGCACTGGATGCAAAGCTCCGGGTCCCAGCCTGGTATCTCCAGCGCAAGGTTGCGTTTTTCCCAGCGGCTGGTGCCGACCGGCCAGGTGCCGTCGATGGGGAAGGCACTGACCGGCAAAGAATCACCCCTTCCCGCAAGCAATTCGCCCTGGAGTTCCAAGACCGACTGCGGCGCCCCGGCGGACAGGGGCGGCGGGCGGTGACGGGCGGCCGATGCCGCCTTGGGAACGATGACCTCGCGCAGGTTTTCCAACGTGCGGTCGACCGAGCGGAAATTTTTCTCGACCACTTCCTTGCCCTTGCGCAGGTAGGTTTTCTCGATCGCCGCCTTGATCTCGGAGATCGCTTGGTCCAACGGCATGATGTCGGAGAGGGCAAAAAAGCAGGTTTGCATGATGGTGTTGATGCGTCCGCCCAGACCGCATTCACGGGCGACTTGGTAGGCGTCGATGACATGGAACCGGAGCTTACGGGAGATGATCGATTCCTGAACCTCCAGGCTCAGATGGTCCCAGACGACATCGGCGGCGTGGACGGTGTTCAACAGAAACACCCCGCCGGGCGCTGCGGATTCCAGGACATCGAACTGGTCGAGCAGGTTCCACTGGTGCACCCCGATAAAATGGGCTTTCTGGATGAGGTAGGGCGCGCGGATGGGATGGGCGCCGAAACGGAGGTGCGACACCGTGGCGGCCCCGGATTTTTTCGAGTCGTAGACAAAATAGGCCTGGGCGTGCAGGCCGGCCTTGTCGCCGATGATCTTGATCGTGTTCTTGTTCGCCCCCACGGTGCCATCCGAGCCCAGTCCATAAAAAAGACAGCGGCGGTTCTCCTCATCTTCCACACCGAATGACGGGTCGTAGGCCAGGGAAAGCCGGGTGACGTCATCACAGATCCCGACGGTGAAACGACGCCGGGGTTGGGCGGCCTTGAGTTCGTTCAGCACGGACAAAACCATGGCCGGGGTGAATTCCTTGGAGGCCAGTCCATAGCGCCCCCCGATCACGACCGGTGTCCTGCCCTCGCTCCAGCGCGCCGTATCCGCCTCGGCCAGGGCCGTCACCACATCCTGGAACAACGGTTCACCCACCGAACCCGGTTCCTTGGTCCGGTCGAGCACGGCGATTTTTTTGACCGTGGGCGGCAGGGCGTTGACCAGGGCGGCGACATCGAACGGACGGAACAGCCGGACCTGGATGACTCCTACGCGTTCTTCCTGTGACATCAGGTGGCGCACCACCTCCCGCACGGTTTCACCGCCCGATCCCATGATCACCACCACCCGCTCGGCCAGAGGATGACCCGTGTAATCAAAGAGATGATAGGTCCGGCCGGTCAGGGTGGCGAACCGGTACATCAGCTCCTGGACCAGGGCCGGCGTGCGGTCGTAGAAGGCATTGACCGCCTCCCGTCCCTGGAAATAGGCGTCGGGATTCTGGGCCGTTCCCCGGATGACCGGACGGTCCGGACTGAGGCCGCGGCGGCTTTGGGCCAGCATGGATTCCTCGTCCAGCATGGCGCGCAGAGTCTTGTCATCCAGCCGTTCCACCCCATTGGTTTCGTGCGAGGTACGGAATCCGTCGAAAAAATGAAGGAAGGGGATGCGGGTTTGCAGGGTGGCGGCGTGCGCGATGCAGGCCATATCCTGGGCCTCCTGGACCCCGGCCGAGGCCAGCATGGCAAAACCGGTCTGGCGCACGGCCATGACGTCGGAGTGGTCGCCAAAAATGGACAGTCCATGCGTGGCCAGACTGCGCGCAGCAACGTGCAGACAGAACGGCATCAACTGCCCGGCGATTTTATACATGATGGGGATCATCAAAAGGAGCCCCTGGGAAGCCGTGAAGGTGGTGGCCAGGCTGCCGGCCTGGAGCATCCCATGCACCGCCCCGGCCACGCCGGCTTCCGATTGCATCTGAACCACGCGGGGAACCGATCCCCAAAGATTTTCCTTCCGCCGCGAGGCCCACTCATCAGCCAGTTCCCCCATGGAGGTCGACGGGGTGATTGGATAAATCGCGATCACCTCGCTCAACTTGTAGGCAATCCGCGCCACTGCCTCGTTCCCCTCCATCGTGACCGTGTTGCGGGGCTTGGTGGGAGCAGGGGTAGTGGCCATCTGTTGCTTCATGACAAAAAGTAGGCTATCTTATTTATGATATTAAATCAAATTAGATGTTTTCATTAATAAGCAGCACCTCCTAATGAGAAAGGGCGAAGCCCGGAAAACGGGGACGGAAATCAGGGGATGAGGGACACGGCGGGCGTGAGGCGCGCGCAAAGTTCGCTCAGCCGGGGCAGGGACGATTCCTTGAGCAAGACGACCACGGTGCCCCCGCACCCTCCGGCACTGACGCGGGCCCCGTAAATGCCTTCACTCAGTGGCCGGTTGCGCAGGTAATCCACCATCAAGTCGGTTTCCGCGCAGCCCAGACCCATCGCCCCATAAGCGGTATGGGAGGCGAAGAAATGTCCTCCTATTTCCCATAGGAGCGATTCGTCCTGCTCCAAATGGAAGCGCTGCAGACTGGCCACCGTGCGGGCGGCCCGGTCATTCTCCTCAATGGCAAACTGGGTGGCGGCCCGCACGGGATAGACCGTCTGTGGATCGATGACGGAAAGCGGATCATCCACGCCACCCCAGGCATCCAAGAAATCCTCGCCGCGCATGGCCACGGCCAGGTGTTCCTGGTTTTGGTGGTACTCCATCGGCGTGAAATCGCTGGTCTGGGCCACTTTGCGTCCGGTCGCGCGTTCGAGCATCTTGCGGCCCATGAAGGACGCTGTTCGCACCCGGGCATGCGGATTGGCAAACACGGCATGCCTCACCCCGCTCGGCCACC is a window of Candidatus Methylacidiphilales bacterium DNA encoding:
- the nifJ gene encoding pyruvate:ferredoxin (flavodoxin) oxidoreductase — protein: MATTPAPTKPRNTVTMEGNEAVARIAYKLSEVIAIYPITPSTSMGELADEWASRRKENLWGSVPRVVQMQSEAGVAGAVHGMLQAGSLATTFTASQGLLLMIPIMYKIAGQLMPFCLHVAARSLATHGLSIFGDHSDVMAVRQTGFAMLASAGVQEAQDMACIAHAATLQTRIPFLHFFDGFRTSHETNGVERLDDKTLRAMLDEESMLAQSRRGLSPDRPVIRGTAQNPDAYFQGREAVNAFYDRTPALVQELMYRFATLTGRTYHLFDYTGHPLAERVVVIMGSGGETVREVVRHLMSQEERVGVIQVRLFRPFDVAALVNALPPTVKKIAVLDRTKEPGSVGEPLFQDVVTALAEADTARWSEGRTPVVIGGRYGLASKEFTPAMVLSVLNELKAAQPRRRFTVGICDDVTRLSLAYDPSFGVEDEENRRCLFYGLGSDGTVGANKNTIKIIGDKAGLHAQAYFVYDSKKSGAATVSHLRFGAHPIRAPYLIQKAHFIGVHQWNLLDQFDVLESAAPGGVFLLNTVHAADVVWDHLSLEVQESIISRKLRFHVIDAYQVARECGLGGRINTIMQTCFFALSDIMPLDQAISEIKAAIEKTYLRKGKEVVEKNFRSVDRTLENLREVIVPKAASAARHRPPPLSAGAPQSVLELQGELLAGRGDSLPVSAFPIDGTWPVGTSRWEKRNLALEIPGWDPELCIQCNKCVLVCPHAAIRAKHYDEKLLGNAPTTFRSVPFRSPENKGHRYTIQVAPEDCTGCKLCIQVCPAKDKSNAAHKALNLVGQPAVREAEKENYDFFLALPSPDRTTLKPDLVKDSQFMEPLFEYSGACVGCGETPYIKLLTQMFGDRALIANATGCSSIYGGNLPTTPYTCNSEGRGPAWANSLFEDNAEFGLGIRVASDARRAHAGLLLRQGKKLLGESWVAEILEAPQTNEAEIAAQRARVAELKRRLPSLPPEIARPLAVLADELVRRSVWIVGGDGWAYDIGFGGLDHVMSQGQNVNILVLDTEVYSNTGGQQSKSTPIGAVAKFATGGKETSKKDLGLLAMGYGNVYVARVAFGAKDSQTVKVFAEAESYPGTSLILAYSHCIAHGYNLSLGLQQQKLAVDSGHWPLFRYDPRRKEEGKPSLVLDSGPPKVGLSSYVENEVRYRSLQAAHPERSRQLIGRAQEEIHRQHAHYTHLAQELGGHEAGSPGSGEKGGA